In the Natronolimnobius baerhuensis genome, one interval contains:
- a CDS encoding SHOCT domain-containing protein, with protein sequence MEWRSDTRAASTLTEILLWGIVGLIALMVVIAIVSAIVTAVVGVLTALVPILILGALIYLAVAYLRNKDSTNNTSGYGLDSLGGSSPETSTPQSPQDRLTEQYVRGDISEDEYERRIGEYVDREAGGHSSSYGSSDYDTDRSRSREFER encoded by the coding sequence ATGGAGTGGCGATCCGATACTCGTGCGGCCAGTACGCTCACCGAGATACTCCTCTGGGGGATCGTCGGACTCATCGCGCTGATGGTGGTGATTGCGATTGTGTCCGCAATCGTCACGGCTGTCGTTGGAGTTCTCACGGCGCTCGTTCCGATTTTGATCCTCGGCGCGCTCATCTACCTCGCAGTCGCGTATCTCCGCAACAAAGATTCGACCAACAATACGAGTGGCTACGGACTCGACTCGCTCGGTGGGAGCAGTCCTGAGACGTCGACCCCGCAAAGCCCACAGGACCGCCTCACCGAGCAGTACGTCCGCGGCGATATCTCAGAAGACGAGTACGAACGCCGCATCGGAGAGTACGTTGACCGCGAGGCCGGCGGACACTCGAGTTCGTACGGTTCGTCAGACTACGACACCGACCGATCCCGCAGCCGCGAGTTCGAGCGCTGA
- a CDS encoding S8 family serine peptidase: protein MSVVQWSRRPCAGALAAGVVVLTLVVFVIAVALAGSVGAMHSTGDETTAPAPIDDDLLEANGTVSVLVRLEAFDETHAGATADSIDARQSHAETSQQPLEQYANATSGVHLERGFWITNAALVTVETDRAERPLEDLASVEGVVALEADPDLSLSSANAASASDASNSQPAPSLGTTDAAYTTGLETIRVPEVWDGFHTRGDGATVAVLDSGVDGEHPDLDIDGWADFDDDPSETPIDYDGHGTRVTGIVGGGNKSGNHIGVAPEATLLHGAVATDCDERCRAQSSNVLAGIEWALAEDADVINLSLGWQRPGPATVDALENARDAGTVVVAGIGNAGEGTSLSPGNAADVISVGAVDHRDRVPSFSGGEEIDTTATWGSHAPDHWPDSYVVPNVVAPGVSIETTNDGGGYTHARGTSMAAPHVAGAVALVQAGTAEDLEPDEIKRALEKTAWKPDGESNETDTRYGDGIIDTYAALQEVGTHATLEGTVSDAKTEGGLSNVSVTVVDDGTVYERTTAANGTFELPGLEGGKEYTVTVEKPGYDATTETVAVPADETTTLDVALAGSGSITVDVTDDHFGDGIETATVEAVGSQGTYAGTHTGNGSYQLENVPTTGEYDLHVNAAGYSSLNRSVSGTLESESQAESVSLVGDATLAVTVETDDHEPIENASVSLKRDGGAYDAGTTDESGVLEITVPGTGEQYTLEASAADSAFEPASLETDPVGSAETMAVTVSLSEPSSVPGFGVGVTVAALAAVVLSAMARARMTA from the coding sequence ATGTCTGTCGTGCAGTGGAGTCGGCGACCGTGCGCTGGTGCGTTGGCGGCCGGAGTCGTCGTTCTCACGCTTGTCGTGTTCGTCATCGCTGTTGCACTCGCTGGGAGTGTCGGAGCGATGCACTCAACCGGCGACGAGACGACAGCGCCAGCCCCGATTGATGACGATCTCCTTGAGGCGAATGGAACCGTGTCCGTGCTCGTCCGACTCGAGGCGTTCGACGAGACACACGCTGGGGCAACTGCAGACTCCATCGATGCACGACAGAGCCACGCAGAGACAAGCCAGCAGCCACTCGAGCAGTATGCGAACGCAACGTCGGGCGTCCACCTCGAGCGTGGGTTCTGGATCACGAACGCCGCGCTGGTGACGGTCGAGACGGATCGCGCGGAGCGGCCACTCGAGGATTTGGCGAGCGTCGAGGGTGTTGTCGCACTCGAGGCTGACCCGGACCTCTCGCTCTCGAGTGCGAACGCAGCAAGCGCAAGTGACGCCTCCAATAGCCAGCCAGCACCATCGCTGGGGACGACTGATGCGGCGTACACGACCGGCCTTGAGACGATTCGCGTCCCCGAGGTCTGGGACGGCTTCCACACGAGGGGTGACGGTGCCACGGTTGCCGTCCTCGACTCTGGTGTCGACGGTGAACACCCTGATCTCGATATCGACGGCTGGGCGGATTTCGACGACGACCCATCGGAGACGCCAATCGACTACGACGGCCACGGGACGCGCGTCACTGGAATCGTCGGCGGCGGCAACAAGAGTGGCAACCATATCGGCGTCGCCCCCGAGGCAACGCTGTTACACGGGGCTGTCGCGACCGACTGCGACGAGCGCTGTCGTGCCCAGTCCTCGAACGTACTGGCCGGTATCGAGTGGGCACTCGCCGAAGATGCCGATGTTATCAATCTGAGTCTGGGGTGGCAACGTCCCGGTCCGGCGACGGTCGATGCTCTCGAGAACGCCCGCGATGCGGGAACGGTCGTCGTCGCTGGCATCGGCAACGCCGGTGAGGGAACGTCGCTCTCGCCGGGGAATGCTGCGGACGTGATCAGCGTCGGTGCCGTCGACCACCGCGACCGCGTGCCATCCTTTTCGGGCGGCGAGGAGATCGACACGACAGCAACGTGGGGCTCGCACGCCCCTGACCACTGGCCCGACAGCTACGTCGTCCCGAACGTCGTCGCTCCCGGTGTCTCCATCGAGACGACTAACGACGGCGGTGGCTACACTCACGCTCGTGGCACCAGCATGGCCGCGCCACACGTCGCCGGCGCGGTTGCACTCGTCCAAGCCGGTACTGCCGAGGACCTCGAGCCCGATGAGATCAAACGCGCACTCGAGAAAACCGCCTGGAAACCCGATGGAGAATCCAACGAGACAGATACGCGCTACGGTGACGGCATCATCGACACGTACGCCGCACTCCAAGAAGTTGGGACGCACGCAACGCTCGAGGGGACCGTCAGCGACGCCAAAACGGAGGGAGGGCTGTCGAACGTCTCGGTCACGGTTGTCGACGACGGGACCGTCTATGAGCGCACGACAGCCGCAAACGGAACGTTCGAACTCCCTGGACTCGAGGGCGGAAAAGAGTATACAGTTACTGTCGAGAAACCGGGCTACGACGCGACAACGGAGACCGTCGCGGTTCCGGCGGATGAGACGACCACGCTCGACGTGGCGCTCGCTGGGAGCGGGTCGATTACAGTCGACGTGACGGACGACCACTTCGGCGACGGCATCGAAACCGCGACGGTCGAAGCTGTCGGCTCGCAGGGAACGTACGCCGGGACACACACCGGGAATGGGAGCTACCAACTCGAGAACGTGCCCACGACTGGCGAGTACGACCTTCACGTGAACGCGGCAGGCTATAGTAGCCTCAACCGATCCGTCTCTGGTACGCTCGAGTCCGAGTCTCAAGCGGAGTCTGTGTCGCTCGTCGGTGACGCCACGCTCGCAGTCACGGTCGAGACCGACGATCACGAACCAATTGAGAACGCGAGCGTCTCGCTCAAGCGAGATGGAGGCGCATACGATGCCGGAACGACTGACGAGAGCGGCGTGCTCGAGATCACTGTACCCGGGACGGGCGAACAGTACACACTCGAGGCGTCCGCAGCCGACTCGGCGTTCGAACCTGCCAGTCTCGAGACCGACCCGGTCGGCTCCGCGGAAACGATGGCCGTCACGGTGTCGTTGTCGGAGCCATCATCGGTTCCAGGGTTTGGCGTCGGTGTGACAGTCGCGGCACTTGCAGCGGTCGTGTTAAGCGCGATGGCTCGAGCGCGCATGACGGCGTAG
- the leuD gene encoding 3-isopropylmalate dehydratase small subunit, giving the protein MSDADAVEIPEVEYVSGSGVPIRGNDIDTDQIIPARFMKVVTFDGLGEFAFFDVRFDDDDNQKDHPFNESQFQDSSVMVVNNNFGCGSSREHAPQALMRWGIDAIIGESFAEIFAGNCLALGIPTVTADAETIQELQNWVDENPEGDLEIDIDAETVTYAGETIDVTVDDAQRKALVEGVWDTTALMKSNAGEVQKKAEALPYVDESAIPNAD; this is encoded by the coding sequence ATGAGCGATGCTGATGCAGTCGAGATTCCGGAAGTCGAGTACGTGTCTGGCTCGGGTGTCCCGATTCGGGGCAACGATATCGACACCGATCAGATCATCCCGGCGCGATTCATGAAGGTTGTCACGTTCGACGGACTGGGCGAGTTCGCCTTCTTCGATGTCCGCTTCGACGATGACGACAACCAGAAAGACCACCCGTTCAACGAGTCACAGTTCCAGGACTCCTCGGTGATGGTCGTCAACAACAACTTCGGCTGTGGCTCCTCGCGTGAGCACGCACCCCAAGCGCTGATGCGCTGGGGAATCGACGCGATCATCGGTGAGAGCTTCGCCGAGATTTTCGCGGGCAACTGCCTTGCACTCGGCATTCCGACCGTGACAGCAGACGCCGAGACGATTCAGGAACTGCAGAACTGGGTCGACGAGAATCCCGAGGGCGACCTCGAGATCGATATCGACGCCGAAACCGTCACGTATGCTGGCGAGACCATCGACGTCACCGTAGATGACGCCCAGCGCAAGGCACTCGTCGAAGGCGTCTGGGATACGACGGCACTGATGAAGTCGAACGCTGGCGAAGTCCAGAAGAAGGCAGAAGCATTGCCTTACGTCGACGAGTCAGCGATTCCGAACGCAGACTAA
- the leuC gene encoding 3-isopropylmalate dehydratase large subunit has translation MSEGTLYDKVWDEHKVTELPTGQDQLFIGLHLIHEVTSPQAFGMLEERDLEVAFPELTHATVDHIIPTSDQSRPYDEDAAEEMMSELEQNVRDAGIEFSDPDSGDQGIVHVVGPEQGLTQPGKTIVCGDSHTSTHGAFGALAFGIGTSQIRDVLATGTVAMEKQKVRKIQVDGELGEGVEAKDIILEIIRRLGTEGGVGYVYEYAGEAIENLGMEGRMSICNMSIEGGARAGYVNPDETTYEWLEQTDYFQDNPEKFDELKPYWESIRSDEDADYDDVVHIDANELEPVVTWGTTPGQGIGITQPIPAPEDLPEDKQDTARRAQEHMRVEPGETMEGYEIDVTFLGSCTNARLPDLRRAAAIIEGRQVDDDVRAMVVPGSQRVQRAAEEEGLKDTFEEAGFEWRNAGCSMCLGMNEDQLEGDEACASSSNRNFVGRQGSKDGRTVLMNPQMVAAAAITGEVTDVRELKEVTTA, from the coding sequence ATGAGCGAGGGAACCCTGTACGACAAGGTCTGGGACGAACACAAGGTCACCGAACTGCCAACCGGGCAGGACCAGCTGTTCATCGGCCTGCACCTCATCCACGAGGTCACCAGCCCACAGGCCTTCGGCATGCTCGAGGAGCGCGACCTCGAGGTTGCCTTTCCTGAACTGACCCACGCGACGGTCGATCACATCATCCCGACTTCGGACCAGTCGCGGCCGTATGACGAGGACGCAGCCGAGGAGATGATGTCCGAACTCGAGCAGAACGTCCGTGATGCGGGCATCGAGTTTTCGGACCCCGACAGTGGCGATCAGGGAATTGTCCACGTCGTCGGCCCGGAGCAGGGACTGACCCAGCCCGGCAAGACGATTGTCTGTGGCGACAGCCACACCTCGACGCATGGCGCGTTCGGCGCGCTCGCCTTTGGGATCGGCACCAGCCAGATCCGTGACGTGCTCGCGACGGGCACCGTCGCGATGGAGAAACAGAAAGTCCGCAAGATCCAGGTCGACGGCGAACTCGGCGAGGGTGTCGAAGCGAAAGACATCATCCTCGAGATCATCCGCCGACTCGGCACCGAAGGCGGCGTCGGCTACGTCTACGAGTATGCCGGCGAGGCCATCGAAAACCTCGGCATGGAAGGCCGGATGTCCATCTGTAACATGTCCATCGAGGGCGGTGCTCGAGCCGGCTACGTCAACCCCGACGAGACCACCTACGAGTGGCTCGAGCAGACGGACTACTTCCAGGACAACCCCGAGAAGTTCGACGAACTCAAACCGTACTGGGAGTCGATCCGGAGCGACGAGGACGCCGACTACGACGACGTCGTCCACATCGACGCGAACGAACTCGAGCCGGTCGTCACCTGGGGGACGACTCCGGGACAGGGTATCGGCATCACGCAGCCGATTCCAGCGCCTGAAGACCTGCCCGAGGACAAGCAAGATACCGCACGACGCGCCCAGGAACACATGCGCGTCGAGCCCGGCGAGACGATGGAAGGCTACGAAATCGACGTGACCTTCCTCGGGTCGTGTACGAACGCTCGACTGCCTGACCTGCGACGCGCAGCGGCGATCATCGAAGGCCGACAGGTCGACGACGACGTTCGCGCAATGGTCGTTCCCGGCAGCCAGCGCGTCCAGCGGGCTGCCGAGGAGGAAGGCCTCAAAGACACCTTCGAGGAAGCCGGTTTCGAGTGGCGAAACGCTGGCTGTTCGATGTGTCTCGGTATGAACGAGGACCAACTCGAGGGTGACGAGGCCTGTGCCTCCTCCTCGAACCGGAACTTCGTTGGGCGTCAGGGCAGCAAGGACGGCCGCACCGTCCTGATGAACCCGCAGATGGTCGCCGCGGCGGCGATCACTGGGGAGGTTACTGACGTGCGCGAACTCAAGGAGGTGACGACAGCATGA
- the ilvC gene encoding ketol-acid reductoisomerase: protein MTDEFTTEIYYDDDADVSTLDDETVAVLGYGSQGHAHALNLHESGVDVIVGLRESSSSRSAAEADGLTVETPAEAVSQASYISVLVPDTVQATVYENDIEPNLEDGDTLQFAHGLNIHYDQIEPSANVDVTMVAPKSPGHLVRRNYENDEGTPGLLAIYQDTTGNAEERALAYAKAIGCARAGVIETTFQEEVESDLFGEQAVLCGGVTSLVKHGYETLVDAGYSPEIAYFECLNELKLIVDLMYEGGNMEMWNSVSDTAEYGGLTRGDRIVDDTVRENMEEVLEEVQNGEFTREWILENQAGRPSYGQLRQAEQEHDIEEVGERLRDLFAWADEEDADAETQEVPADD from the coding sequence ATGACTGACGAATTCACCACCGAGATCTATTACGACGATGACGCAGACGTATCGACGCTTGACGACGAGACCGTGGCCGTGCTGGGCTACGGCAGCCAGGGTCACGCCCACGCGCTGAACCTTCACGAGAGCGGCGTCGACGTGATCGTTGGGCTGCGCGAGAGTTCGTCCTCGCGCTCGGCCGCCGAAGCAGACGGTCTCACCGTTGAGACGCCCGCCGAGGCCGTCTCGCAGGCCTCTTACATCTCCGTGCTCGTTCCCGACACCGTCCAGGCAACGGTCTACGAGAACGACATCGAGCCAAACCTCGAGGACGGCGACACGCTGCAGTTCGCCCACGGGCTGAACATCCACTACGACCAGATCGAGCCATCCGCAAACGTCGACGTGACGATGGTCGCCCCGAAGAGCCCGGGCCACCTCGTCCGGCGCAACTACGAGAACGACGAGGGGACGCCCGGTCTGCTCGCGATCTATCAGGACACGACCGGCAACGCCGAAGAGCGCGCACTCGCATACGCGAAGGCAATCGGCTGTGCTCGCGCCGGCGTCATCGAGACGACGTTCCAAGAGGAGGTCGAATCCGACCTCTTCGGTGAGCAGGCGGTGCTGTGTGGCGGCGTGACGTCGCTCGTCAAACACGGCTACGAGACGCTGGTCGACGCAGGCTACTCGCCCGAAATCGCGTATTTCGAGTGTCTCAACGAGCTCAAACTGATCGTCGACCTGATGTACGAAGGTGGCAACATGGAGATGTGGAACTCCGTCTCTGACACCGCCGAGTACGGCGGTCTCACCCGCGGAGACCGCATCGTCGACGACACGGTTCGCGAGAACATGGAGGAAGTCCTCGAGGAAGTCCAGAACGGCGAGTTCACGCGCGAGTGGATCCTCGAGAACCAGGCTGGCCGCCCAAGCTACGGACAGCTTCGACAGGCCGAACAGGAACACGACATCGAAGAAGTCGGTGAACGACTGCGCGACCTGTTTGCGTGGGCAGACGAGGAAGACGCCGACGCTGAGACACAGGAAGTTCCAGCGGACGACTAA
- the ilvN gene encoding acetolactate synthase small subunit — protein MTDEKRQQGLEGPPPEERRTPAGRRNKQGIRIDPEVEATHKPRRTVISALVEHEPGVLAEVSGLFSRRQFNIESLTVGPTKDDDRARITVVVEEPDPGIDQIKKQLRKLLPVISVRELEPDAMRRELALVKVDAHDPAAVSAVAEMYDAKTVDSSPETATFEITGARQKINAAVETFSQFGIREISRTGLTALARGTDETAAAPSTDATASAADEANQQQTQQYTQTTTDD, from the coding sequence ATGACAGACGAGAAACGCCAGCAGGGACTCGAGGGGCCACCACCGGAAGAGCGACGGACGCCAGCGGGACGGCGCAACAAGCAAGGAATTCGCATCGACCCCGAAGTCGAGGCGACCCACAAGCCCCGCCGGACCGTCATCTCGGCGCTGGTCGAACACGAACCCGGCGTCCTCGCGGAAGTCTCGGGACTGTTCTCGAGGCGGCAGTTCAACATCGAGAGTTTGACAGTGGGGCCCACGAAAGACGACGACCGTGCGCGGATCACCGTCGTCGTCGAAGAGCCCGACCCCGGGATCGACCAGATCAAAAAGCAGCTGCGGAAGCTGCTGCCGGTCATCTCGGTCCGGGAACTCGAGCCGGATGCGATGCGCCGGGAGTTGGCGCTCGTGAAAGTCGACGCCCACGATCCCGCCGCAGTCAGTGCGGTCGCGGAGATGTACGACGCGAAAACCGTCGACTCGAGTCCGGAAACGGCGACGTTCGAGATTACGGGTGCGCGCCAGAAGATCAACGCCGCGGTCGAGACGTTTAGCCAGTTTGGCATTCGGGAGATTTCCCGAACCGGGCTGACGGCGCTCGCACGCGGGACTGACGAGACGGCAGCAGCCCCGAGCACAGACGCAACTGCATCGGCCGCCGACGAGGCGAACCAACAGCAGACCCAACAATACACGCAGACAACAACAGATGACTGA
- the ilvB gene encoding biosynthetic-type acetolactate synthase large subunit: protein MSERAAKITPTDDDEQPDDQITDSATPDAAAETETEADSESTPKPVTNGAESVIRALENAGVEYAFGVQGGAIMPVYDALYDSDITHITMAHEQGASHAADAYGIVAGKPGICLATSGPGATNLVTGLADADMDSDPMVALTGQVPTEFVGNDAFQETDTTGVTTPVTKNNSFATDPDRVGTDVSEAFALASEGRPGPTLVDLPKDITKSETDVEPDAPKTPDTYTVQEEADPEIVEAAAERIENSERPALLLGGGVIKAEASEVCREFAIEHEIPVITTMPGLGSFPEDHELSMEMAGMHGTGYANMAVTHCDTLIGIGTRFDDRLTGGIETFAPDAELIHIDIDPAEISKNIHADYPLVGDAATVVEQLQEAVDASPQATKWRAQCQQWKSDYSMAYDTPEDEPVQPQFVVEALDEATSDNAIVTTGVGQHQMWACQYWTYTEPRTWVSSHGLGTMGYGLPAAIGARVAADDDQEVVCIDGDGSFLMTLQGLSVAVREDLDITVAVLNNEYIGMVRQWQDAFFDGRHSASDYGWMPEFDKLAEAFGAQGFRIDEYDDVADTIQDAIAYDGPSVIDVHIDPQANVYPMVPSGGDNGQFALTEDQL, encoded by the coding sequence AGAACGCGGGCGTCGAGTACGCCTTCGGCGTGCAAGGCGGGGCGATCATGCCCGTCTACGACGCACTGTACGATTCGGATATCACGCACATCACGATGGCCCACGAGCAGGGCGCGTCTCACGCGGCCGACGCCTACGGCATCGTCGCGGGGAAGCCGGGCATCTGTCTGGCGACCTCGGGGCCGGGCGCGACGAATCTCGTGACCGGGCTCGCGGACGCGGACATGGACTCGGATCCGATGGTCGCGCTGACGGGCCAGGTGCCGACGGAGTTCGTCGGCAACGACGCCTTCCAGGAGACGGACACGACGGGCGTCACGACGCCAGTCACCAAGAACAATTCGTTCGCGACCGATCCCGACCGTGTCGGGACCGACGTCAGCGAGGCGTTCGCACTCGCAAGCGAGGGCCGACCGGGGCCGACGCTGGTCGACCTGCCGAAAGACATCACGAAATCGGAGACAGACGTCGAACCTGACGCGCCAAAAACCCCTGATACCTACACGGTTCAGGAGGAGGCGGATCCGGAGATCGTCGAAGCAGCAGCCGAACGGATCGAGAACTCCGAACGCCCCGCCTTGCTGCTTGGCGGCGGCGTCATCAAAGCCGAAGCGAGCGAGGTCTGTCGCGAGTTCGCCATCGAACACGAGATTCCGGTCATCACGACGATGCCCGGCCTCGGCTCGTTCCCCGAGGATCACGAACTCTCGATGGAGATGGCCGGCATGCACGGCACCGGCTACGCCAACATGGCGGTCACGCACTGTGATACCCTGATCGGCATCGGGACTCGGTTCGACGACCGCCTGACCGGCGGCATCGAAACGTTCGCCCCCGATGCGGAACTGATTCACATCGACATCGACCCCGCCGAAATCTCGAAGAACATCCACGCGGACTACCCACTGGTCGGCGACGCCGCGACGGTCGTCGAACAGCTCCAAGAGGCCGTCGACGCCTCGCCACAGGCGACGAAGTGGCGCGCGCAGTGCCAGCAGTGGAAATCCGATTACTCGATGGCCTACGACACGCCGGAGGACGAACCCGTGCAACCGCAGTTCGTCGTCGAAGCCTTAGACGAGGCGACGAGCGACAACGCCATCGTCACCACCGGCGTCGGCCAACACCAGATGTGGGCCTGCCAGTACTGGACCTACACCGAACCGCGCACGTGGGTCTCGAGTCATGGACTCGGGACGATGGGCTACGGACTGCCCGCGGCAATCGGCGCACGTGTCGCGGCCGACGACGATCAGGAGGTCGTCTGTATCGACGGCGACGGCTCGTTCCTGATGACCCTACAGGGGCTGTCCGTGGCCGTCCGCGAGGACCTCGATATCACCGTCGCGGTGCTCAACAACGAGTACATCGGGATGGTCCGCCAATGGCAGGACGCCTTCTTCGACGGCCGTCACTCCGCGTCGGACTACGGCTGGATGCCCGAGTTCGACAAACTCGCCGAAGCGTTCGGCGCGCAGGGCTTCCGCATCGATGAGTACGACGACGTCGCAGACACGATTCAGGATGCCATCGCTTACGACGGGCCGTCCGTGATCGATGTCCACATCGATCCGCAGGCAAACGTCTACCCGATGGTGCCAAGCGGCGGCGACAACGGCCAGTTCGCACTGACGGAGGACCAGCTATGA